In Homo sapiens chromosome 1 genomic scaffold, GRCh38.p14 alternate locus group ALT_REF_LOCI_1 HSCHR1_3_CTG31, the DNA window AAATTGAGGTGCTTGtttaaataattcagaatatATGCATATTTGGAAGCAAATAGGAAatttgctgatttaaaaaaattattgatggTTGGCATCCTATAGACTcacaaaaataaatctgaattacAGTATTATCTGATGTATTATCTAGAatgcagaaatattttcttaagtatGTATTTTGCCTCATAGTGGACCATGCTTAAGAAATCTCCAGGacttttttgctgtttttgcaacaaaattctttttattggatattaaaataatattaacagcTAAAATTTCTTGAGCACCTTCTATATGCCAAGTGGTGTTTTAAGTCTTTTATAAGAGTTAACTCAGTTAATCATGACAACTccatgaggtaggtactgttagTATCTCCATTTTGAGgctgaggaaacaggcacagcaAGGTTAAGAGGTAacccacccaaggtcacacagctaataagaagCAGAAGTTAGACTGGCATCCAGGCAGAGCAGCTGTAGGGGGTGAGTACTGACCATACTATTTTGGGAGAAAGCTAGAGCAGTGTGTTCTTCACTTGTATTACAATTGTCTGTAGCTTTTAGACATTTTTAATATAGCTATTTGTTCCATTTTTCTCATATCCAGAttagaaaatttacatttttttttgctatttctttcaATCTATATCCTGTAATgcaatttgtaatttttagttaAGCACAAATGCTACTTTCTGCAGCTTCCAAAGTAAATAAATTGAGTGTTTATTTCTAGGAGAGTATGCCATGTATGTTCAGAAATGATTTGGGAATATGAGTTCTTTATGTGATGTTGAATTGCATGCATTTGAGTATTTCAGAACAATGTTAATGCAGAGCTATAGGGTTTTAAAAGTTTGCAATGGGTGTAAGTGAAGTAAATACTTCTCTTAAAAAAGGTCATGactaaaagtaaaaatgcaacaTATTTCAGAGAAACACAAGTCTCTGTTCCTCCTGTTGATAATGGTACTTTGAATTTCTAATCTAATTCTGATTGAAGTTTCAGTTCAATACCCCAAACCTGGAGCTCCATGGCAGATCTCTGATGTTTAGGTAACTTGTCTTGGACCAACACACCCACTTTTATGTTTTGATTAATGAACAATTTATTAAGTAAAGAGCATTGAATCTAGGTAAGATAATTTAAAGTAGTGCAAACTACTGTGATTTCATCTAAATTCAACCAAAATAGTAAGGCAGTTTTGCACATAAAAATGAGTGAGAGCTTTAACTAATAAATATAACCTGTAATCAGTGAATACAGGAAAGTATCTGAACATTTCTAGTCATCTTACCAGAAGCAGTCCCAGTCTCTTCGTTTTAGGAAAAGTAGATGCAGAACTTACAGCAGGGGTAAAAACAAATGGAATGAGATCATTCTAGTCTATATCATTCTTCTATCATTATTACTTACAGTAACATACAAAAATACatgacatatattaaaaataaaaataactctagTGTGTATTTTGCTTTACTATCTTACAcatatttttctgattcttaCAACCTCTTggtcatatgtgtgtgtgtgtgcgtgtattataacttctatttttatttacagaaagaAAGTCTGAAACTTGGAGATGTTAAATGACATTAAGAATTGTAGGTTTTCAACTCAAGCCAATGCTTTTATACTCTACTACTTCCCAGTCTGACTTCCGAAGCCTGTCCACATTCCTGCCCATGTCCCTGTCAGATTTCATCTCTCTCAGTAGCTGGTGGATGTCTTGAGAGCAGAGACTTGCATATTCAATTTCTATAGACCGCGTGGCCTTCTGGAGAGTTCTTGATACATCAGGTTCATAATCCCTTATCAGTATCCCTAAAGGCAAAACACTTAGACCATATACTGTATCATGTAGCAACTGCACCAGGATCTGAGGCTGTTCTCCTTAatggaatatattaatattttttcagcataatataaaaataaccatATTAATCTTGTATTTTCCTGAAATGATTAACATGTGAattgctgttttctttctctttccctctttctcgcccttccttcttcctgtctttctttttcttaaaaataatacactCAAGAGTCTTGTTCTAGCACTTTATGCCCAAGTTTCTGAGAGTCTTGCAAATAAATGgatttaagaaagagaaaatgaccATAGACCTTCTACAATGGTGTTCACTATTGTGACTTCTTGGTCCTCATTCTGAATATCATTCTGCCTTAATATGTCAGAATTTCAAATGAATCtttgtatgaaaaaataaagcaaaagtatATGGGTTTACTAAAATGATAACTATCTTTACCTCTCCTGTCATCATGCctcctttccctttttaaaatagtcatttgtgcatttatctcactggGAAGTTCTTTAAGGAAGAACTAGGTCTTATTTATCAGTGTAAACATCAAAGTGGCCTGGAATTAGTAGATACCCAATAAACACttattgaattaaataaatgaaacaaaaaccacTGAAACATTAGGGAAGTTATAACATACTGGTATATAAGGTAATATTTCTATTTTGCCATAGATCGCTTATGTGAGTAAGCTGTTGTAACTATAAACTTTAATACCTGCTGATAGCTTTAAGAAAACAGTTTCTATCCAGTTAAAACTGACCTCAACGCCTGTGGCTTCTGAGGCAAAGAGGACAGGCTGACATTCTCCATAAAACTGAGTGCAGAGGTTAGTTGttgaaagtcaaaatattttccagaatgtcTTTAAAGCCTGGGTATTTACTATTACTGGTTGAATATCCCCTTGAATATTCATGAACAAAGACATggtagattaagaaaaaaatatgcaggTATTTTAAGTTACTGGCAAAtgaaatgaacatttttgtataGAAATAAGACAGTATGTACTTTTCAATACTGAATTCTGAGGAAAGATTGCCCAAGGACAGCATATTCActagagaaaagcaaaagaaattggacttttatctttattctgaAATTTGAAGCCAGGTTGCCCTTAGCGGCTCCCACCCCAAAACAGCTTGCATGTATAgcaattcttttattctttaatgactcgaaaaaaggagaaatagttGGTAAAAATTATTTGAGTCATACAATAATATTGATTAATCTATActcaatatttcattttgtatcctCCATAATGAGAAAGCAAAGGCAACATAACTATCACATCTTTAAATTATCTGGTCTTCTGTtctgaaagttttaaatattgttaaagaagtttttaaaaaggcctggcacagtagctcactcctgtaattgcagtaatttgggaggcagaggcaggtggatctcttgagctcaggagtttgagaccagctgaacaacatggcgaaaccccgtctctacaaaaatacaaaaattggccgggtgtggtggcgtgtgtctgtggtcccagctactctagaggctgaggtatggcttgagcctgagagatggaggtggCAAGGAGCCCAGATCatctgcatttcagcctgggaacAGaagcagaccctgtctcaaaaaaaaaaaaaaagaagaagaagaaaagaaaaccctgaaatttttaaaaagggaaaattctcTATGCCGCTTCAACCACAGGTCCTGAACTGCTTTGTTTTCTATAAAACTACTCTACATTCATATCATCTTGCAACTATTTCCACACTTCGttgtagaaaaagaaattgagaaatagGTAAAGTTTGCCTTCActatctttcttcttcctttcctcttctatCATCTCCACCTGGAGTCATTCCTTTTATGTTGTTGATGCCCACATTGCTGAGTGTTCAGGAAATCTATTTAtcttaagaaaaggaaatgattttaCCTGTGGTTGAAAACTTTAGTGTACCTGCCTTATTTCTGACTGACTTTCTTATGTTGTAATATattccttcatttcattcattacgTTTAAATAATTCAGTACCTACTCCAATCCCATCACTACATTCATCCAAAGAGTTACATaagtaacattttgaaaatatggcCCCTGTTTTGCCAGACTGAATCTAATTGCAGAGGCAGGACACACAAGGAGAGTGAATGACACTACAAATTATTGTAGATTGAATAATGAGGTGATATGAAATGGGATAGTGAAAAAAATGTCTTGGCCTTGGGAATCTGAATTCCAGTTGTAGATCTGagacatattaatttttttattatgcaaattGTGTAAATTTTGTAAAGCACAGTGGTTAAGATCTGGGCTTGGAAATTATAGCTCATCTAAATCTTGTCTCTACCATTTACcctctgtgtgaccttagacaagttgtATAATTTCTCTAAGCATCACTTTTGCTTTTTCAGTAAAGGTTGTGAGGAATAAAGATAAGCAAtgagcatggtgcctggcacaatattttctatttttaaaatataaccttGAACAAATCAGTGACTCCATTTCTGCATACATTGGGAATAATGTTAATATCCTATTCATTTGGCTGTTGTAtcaaagagaatagaaaaggTGTTGAAGTTCATTGAGGACATTCTATATGTAAGTACATGAATGCATGACCAAATGAAAAGAGagctgagtacagtggcaagtgcctgtagtcccagctacttggcaggctgaggcagcaggatctcttgagtccaggagttggagttcagccagggcaacatagtgagaccctcatctcttaaaaaataaattaataaaaataaaaagagaggtagaaaatgagaataaaatgaaaatattttaaaatattagatgttAAAAAGCTACCAAGAGAGGGATGAGAATGAGCcattattattctgattttatggaaatgaaaactgatgcttataaaaaataagtaatttgctCAGGTTTACTCACTAATAAGTAGATTCAATCCAGAGGTTTTCTACCCCCTAACAATGTTGAGAAAACAGGCATGGCATAGCCAAGGCTTAAGCCCACATCTCTATAATCTTAATGTCCATGAACACATGACCTCTCAAAAGGATCTGAATGAGGAAACTTCATCCCTGCTCTAGAAATAAGGAACATATGGCTGGGTAATTTTAATGAATGGGTGAAGGTCTCACAGGGAGTACAGTAAACCAAAGTTTGAAACAAGGTCTGCCTAATCCAAAAGTCTATGCTTATCCCTGCATTCCACTGCTTTGTTTATTTCGTGACAGACCCCTCACAGGTGAGACTTACTCTTCTTGGCTTCCTCTAGCTTGTCCTTGGCCCGTTTTTCTGCCTGAAGAAGCTGGTGGATCCCCTGAGACTGGCTTGTCATGGTAGTCTGCTCCAAGCAAGTGGCTTCTGTGAAATCTGGGAAGTAATgggttcatttattcttttagaaaTTAACATATAACTCAGATTATTGTGTCAACAGCAAGTTCCAAATGCAGCTGTTTCAAACTGGCTTTATTGGGCTGGATAGCTGGGTCCCAAGGAAAGCCCAAGGTGGAATCTAGAAAAACAAGTTAAACCAATGTGCATAAATTGAGAACTTACCATTTCTGCCAATCTTAGCTCTTCTGTATGAGATAAGGAGGTATAAATGAGGTGTTGCATCTActtataaataatgaataagagACCTTTTAAGAATGTTGGTTTCCCTAATCTTCCAAGAAACATTGACATGTttactgagtttttcttttaagtaacaAGATCTTTGCTCTTTGTACCTGCAGTACTTTGTTTCaggtctttttctttatttgtttctaGTGATTCAGTTATCTGCTTGGAGAAAACGTGTTAATCTTTTGTTAGGAAAGAGATTCCCTAGCTTTGTGCATAGATGGTGGACtaaggatttttttcccccaaggtcTCAGGTGACTGGAATAAAAAGATTTCTTTTGGGCATTGTGCTGCTCTTAAGTAATGCTGTAGGTTGAAGTTCCAGGAAGATCTTACTATGGTGACTAAACAATTAGTAATTTTAGTAGTAGTAATCATGATAGAAATAGACTATAACTGTAGGTTTTGGgattaagttaaaataatttaaacatgcATTTTATATTATTCAGTGTTTGTGGTGAGTATTGTCCTAAGATAATACAATAAAATCCATCATACTTGATTTGATTCGATCCAGTAGCAATTGGACAAATCAGAATATTGGTCACAGAGAAGAACCACAAAGTATCATTTATATgtatctaaaatttttatttgaagtgaAAAGCTAATCTGTTGACTTAGAATAAGGCTTTCCCCCCGATACGATTTGCAGATTGGGGTTTCACGTATTATTGCTTTCATAAACTATACCTCTATTGCCTCATATGTAAGTGCCaggttcattttctttaataaggTGTCTGGATTTAAAGACAATTGTAAAACAATCTGGGCACTAAATCTTTTAAGGCTTTAATGattattttctcctaatcttTTCAAGTTGTCTCATCCATATCTGCATGCCTACATTATGTGTGcattttcagcaaatattttcaaaaggaaaaactttTCCACAGGatcacttttacttttttttttttttttgaagtcacATTTAATCAGCTTATAAAGTACTTAATTTGTATTGCGTAATTAAATACCTGGTGTAACTGGGATAAACCGATTTTCGAACAAGCACAACTCTTGTATGATCCCTCCAGACAAAAAGATACAAGGTGGCTTAACAGGAAGAAGTCCTAGAGAGGAAAAAGCCTTTGGGAATAACCCAAAATGGAGACTTAGAATGAATTTCATCCTCTCCTGACCCTCAAAAAATTACTCTCTCAGTGAAAAGGAGGGATAGAAAAATCTACCCAGAAGCAGAGAAAGATGACAAAGAAGAAGCTTCTCATCTCAATCTGGACtctggatggaaaaaaaaaaaaaagaagtaatcacAGTCCCAAACTTATGTGGGTTTGAACTGCCACAGCCTCTGCAGAGATAAAACCATACTGAACACACTTTTACAATCTAAATTGcaaaacaaatgagaaagtaAAGTTGAGGAGAGGTAGATAGTGTAGCAGTAGATAGAGGTAAAAGCCTGGCTGGAGAATTTGAACTTTATTATATATCCAATGGATTATTATCATACAAATGGTTTACTTGCTATAAGAGTTATTCCTTTGTTTTAATCAAAGCTGATTCCTAATGTGACTTTTCACTTACAAACTCAAACATTGAAGGAtaataacactttaaaaaattctattataGCCAAGATtttgaatttattctttaaatgttttgtattaCTGAGCATCAATGGGACAAGCTTTTCTCCTTCTATTCACTAATAAAATATCAGCTAGGTTCCAGAAACTGGGTATGATACTTTACAATTATGCATATTTCCATATTTAACTAATTTGATTCTTACATAGGTGTTATTATTACAAAGCACAGCAATTTTATCAGTAAAGAAACTAAAGCCCCTATAAAATAAGCAAGACGAGTGGTCAGGGAACTGTGGCTCAGAAAACCTGAGTGACAGGCCCAAGGTCAGGTGGCTTCTGAGTAGAAGAATTGTTCTCATGGTCAGTGTTCTTGCTGCTGAACAATGCTCTCTTTCTTTCCAGGAAAATTTTCTTCCaggtttctcttcttttcctaataaaaaatatggaagaaaacaaagaataccAATTGACATTTCACTCTgtgtaaaattattaaatatatgaatcAATTTAAATGCTGTGTGCTTGAATAATTAAtaggaaaaatatcaaaacaaagtGAAATTTGACTTAATCTAAGTCTCCTTGATTggaattaacattttaaacaccTAGCGTTTTTCCTATACCATTTATTTGGTACTACTTGTTCTGGCCTTACTATTTATTATATTCtactttattttgtatatttatatacctagaagtaaaaaaaaaataagatttcctTCTAATTTGAGCACTTATACGtcactttttatttctaagttaATTAAATGGCAATGTTGATGGTTTCTATGTGTTAGTATATAAGAAACACAATTTATCAGTATTATTACTTATTGTATATTATtggtgttattttattattatttaagtttcaGTGATAAACTGAGaattaagttatatatttttataaaaatctcaCAATGTACAAAGGATTTGTTTTATCAGATAAGATAGAGAAATGGATGTTAGTCACAGTAGCTTTATAAAAAGGAAGTGTAAGAATCAGTATAGTGTATATTTAGGTCACTGCTCTTTGATTCTCTTTcctaaattatttcatatttcatttttatcagtgaaaatgtaaaaatgttactAACAATGATAAAACCTTGAGAAACAAAATCTGTGCCATTTGGAAAAATTTTGAATGTTGAATGTTAAAAGATCACAGTGAAATATACCTCTTATTTTTGTGTGTCCTTAACTTGACAACTTATCCTCGAGTGTTTTGAATAGCTGTAATTATAAATTTAGCATGTGTTCAGTGTATACTTTTCTGGTTTCTAAGTTTCATTTCTGCTCAGACTTCCTCTTATTATCTATTCTGTCATTGTTCCTGTATATTTCAGCTCATCATATGATCCTTCCTTCTTTTGCTCACGTTGGTTTAGCATTTGAGTCTGAATAGTAGGGAAAAGTAGATTAAATACTGGTTTTCTGGAGGCCTGGAACTTCTGGGTATCTCAAAACTACAAACTTCAACCTTTAAACAAAACCCTAAGACTTGGTCTGGGTGTGTCTACTGAGCATGGTATTCTTCTTCACTTCACTTACTCATTTTAGCTGAGCAGTAATGcataaaagaaatatacattaaatattgaacattttaaattttcttatacataaaataaatatacatcaaatattgaacatttattttctttcatttccattttaaatgaagaaataaatctcCTTATTTTTGCCTCTCATCCTCtgattttctccctcttttcctccagcCATTCACTATACTATTTATTCTCTTTAATATCAGAAACTTGTGTCTATGCCTTTATTCAGACACTTCCTTATCTCTGGAACACCTGTCTGATTCTTGCTTGcctagaaaataaatcattcaaaaTCCATTTCCAATGCCTACTTTAAAGGATGAAACTCTCTGGATCCTCTCAGACCTGATGGATTCCTTATCTTATACATCTCAAAACCTTTTATGTATATCTGTCATAGGGCATTTCTCAAGCATCACTTGTGCCTTTTTACTCACAAACTACGAGTTCTTTGAGGATAAATATTGTGCTTTGCTTGTGGTTGTCCCTGGAACAGTGCTTTGCACATAGTGGgcaacaaatcattttttaaaattacattgattCTTTCAGCTGAAGGACAACAAAGAACTCCATTTGCCGTGAGAAACTTAAATGAGGATTCTGCTATATCTCAAACTGTCATTTTGAAAAGCAAGGCACTTCTTCTGTCTAAGAACAGGGATGTATTTAGCAATTAGTGtggtacaaaaataataacagtgaaaatattttagttaaatatAGTAGCTGCttagagatgaaagaaaatatttctagctATTCTGAGGTTATGCAGCTTATTTTCTAGATAGATCCTACCATTGTCTGTTCCCATTATTGGGTTATGCAGACTTccatttttcttatacttttcttGAAGAACACATTGCATCTTCATTCAGTGTATTTTTTCTCAGTACCTGCAAAACCTACCACTCATTTATgcattctacaaaaagttttaaataccTAAAATATGCTGGATAACTAGTAATTATGAACTTGGTTAAGACTTCCCATCATTGCCTTCAACTTGAAGTGTTATAAAATAACTGTAATGAAATGTACACTATAGGGATTACAAGAGGCATTCCAAATGTAATAGAAATGTTGGACTGGGATTGCGGGCATGattgcacctggctgatttttgtgtttttggtggagatggggttttaccgtgttggctggccttgtctcaagctcctgacttcaggtggtctgcccgcctcggcctcctggggtgctgggattgcaggtgtgagccaccatgcgcagccaattcattcctttttagtggctgtgtagtattccatcatatatatatacacacacgcacacacacacacacatacctacacacacacacacatacacaccacaccaACTATTCTCTGTTATGGATGGTTATTTCATTTGACTATTTCAGTTTCTTTGGGGTTGAT includes these proteins:
- the ATP6V1G3 gene encoding V-type proton ATPase subunit G 3 isoform b (isoform b is encoded by transcript variant 2), whose translation is MTSQSQGIHQLLQAEKRAKDKLEEAKKILHLLFLKRRDWDCFWKRKAIEASQGGSNGRN